The following coding sequences lie in one Halorarum halophilum genomic window:
- a CDS encoding NADPH:quinone reductase: MRAVRFHEHGGPNVLRVDEVDRPNPGTDEVLVEVAAAGVNPVDTYFREGSYTPYDIPAIPGVDAAGEAATVGDGVEDVAEGDPVYATGLSMAMPGGYAEYVAVPTDRLAVLPDGADLRAAGAAGVAAVTAWRALIDHGGLRPAETALVHGGSGGVGHAAVQVAAATGARVVTTASPDYHDRLEELGADVVLDYDRDDLADAVAEAAGGDGVDVILDHRLDDYLQFDADVAAQGARVVGIGENDPAIGLDRSSDARSKDLQVTLMSMFNTPRLADPLADLATLWSDGNLEIDVARSYDLEEAGEAQRAVMEDSFLGKLVVEP; encoded by the coding sequence ATGCGCGCAGTCAGATTCCACGAGCACGGCGGACCCAACGTACTGCGAGTCGACGAGGTCGACCGACCCAACCCGGGAACCGACGAGGTGCTGGTCGAGGTGGCAGCGGCGGGCGTGAACCCCGTGGACACCTACTTCCGCGAGGGGTCGTACACGCCGTACGACATCCCGGCGATCCCCGGCGTCGACGCGGCGGGTGAGGCCGCGACCGTCGGCGACGGCGTCGAGGACGTGGCCGAGGGTGACCCAGTCTACGCAACCGGGTTGAGCATGGCGATGCCCGGCGGCTACGCCGAGTACGTCGCGGTCCCGACCGACAGACTCGCCGTGCTCCCCGATGGCGCCGATCTCCGCGCGGCGGGCGCCGCCGGCGTCGCCGCCGTCACGGCCTGGCGGGCGCTGATCGACCACGGCGGCCTCCGACCCGCCGAGACCGCGCTCGTCCACGGCGGCTCCGGCGGCGTCGGCCACGCCGCGGTCCAGGTCGCCGCGGCGACCGGCGCGCGGGTCGTCACCACCGCGTCGCCCGACTACCACGACCGCCTCGAGGAACTCGGCGCCGACGTCGTGCTCGACTACGACCGCGACGACCTCGCGGACGCGGTGGCGGAGGCGGCGGGCGGCGACGGCGTCGACGTGATCCTCGACCACCGCCTCGACGACTACCTCCAGTTCGACGCGGACGTCGCCGCGCAGGGCGCGCGCGTCGTCGGCATCGGCGAGAACGACCCGGCGATCGGGCTCGACCGTTCCTCGGACGCCCGGTCGAAGGACCTGCAGGTGACTCTGATGTCGATGTTCAATACGCCGCGGCTGGCCGACCCGCTCGCCGACCTGGCGACCCTGTGGAGCGACGGGAACCTGGAAATCGACGTCGCTCGGAGCTACGACCTCGAGGAGGCCGGGGAGGCCCAGCGCGCGGTGATGGAGGACAGCTTCCTCGGGAAGCTCGTCGTCGAGCCGTAG
- a CDS encoding sugar phosphate isomerase/epimerase family protein → MSAPRLGFVAQTHTGAVEYDDLVAAGATEGFDFVELYMDGATERRALDPERIETLHERHGLDLAVHLPFVDLDLGSPRPLVREASRRELEACLDAAAEMGAEKAVLHADTDATPPEFGRESVLPHALESIERLDAYADDAGVEVCVENLPGRLFSTYDFDVLTAETDASLTLDTGHARVDGLDEAEMADALREFDDRISHVHVNDSRVPEDEHVPVGSGTIDFERAFRPVRDGDWDGTLSVEVFTFDFDYVATSRRKLEAWL, encoded by the coding sequence ATGTCAGCACCGAGGCTCGGATTCGTCGCACAGACGCACACGGGAGCGGTCGAGTACGACGACCTCGTGGCCGCGGGCGCCACGGAGGGGTTCGACTTCGTCGAGTTGTACATGGACGGCGCCACGGAGCGCCGCGCCCTCGATCCGGAGAGGATCGAGACGCTGCACGAACGGCACGGGCTCGATCTCGCGGTTCACCTGCCGTTCGTCGACCTCGACCTGGGATCGCCGCGACCGCTGGTCCGCGAGGCGTCCCGGCGCGAACTCGAAGCCTGTCTCGACGCGGCGGCCGAGATGGGCGCCGAGAAGGCCGTCCTCCACGCCGACACGGACGCGACGCCGCCGGAGTTCGGCCGGGAGTCGGTCCTCCCGCACGCGCTCGAGTCGATCGAGCGACTGGACGCCTACGCGGACGACGCGGGCGTCGAGGTCTGCGTCGAGAACCTGCCCGGTCGGCTGTTCTCGACGTACGACTTCGACGTCCTGACGGCAGAGACCGACGCGTCGCTCACCCTCGACACGGGGCACGCGCGCGTCGACGGGCTGGACGAGGCGGAGATGGCCGACGCGCTCCGGGAGTTCGACGACCGTATCTCGCACGTCCACGTCAACGACTCGCGGGTCCCGGAGGACGAGCACGTCCCGGTCGGCTCCGGCACGATCGACTTCGAGCGGGCGTTCCGGCCCGTCCGCGATGGCGACTGGGACGGGACGCTCTCGGTGGAGGTGTTCACGTTCGACTTCGACTACGTGGCGACGAGCCGACGGAAACTGGAAGCGTGGCTCTGA
- a CDS encoding CDP-glycerol glycerophosphotransferase family protein, which yields MALSERLEDVLEAASFLLGTLLYALLAVLSPLWPRRDDLWVFGARGGADFVDNAKYLFTYVNAAEPDVRAVWLTKNPEVAASLQRAGYEAYRARSLRGVWLNLRAGTAFLTQGLRDLNLPCLAGAFVVQLWHGVPLKTIGWDAEIAEHTLPVRAAHAFLADSIDVVTVTAEALRTPFATGLRVPPERIAVTGYPRHDGLLGRLPDMDDAGGTDANRGIPEDAFVFYYLPTFRGGDGAPLDEHLDLAALDRTMSSIDAHLVVKFHPDEPIAVGETLDRVTVVPESVDVYPLLKRADALLTDYSSVLFDFLLLDRPVAFYAYDLAHYREDRGFYFDYDEVTPGPVATDLEELRAALRSIRDGDEFAAERRAVRDHFLRDPKRCYSAAVVEAVRERR from the coding sequence GTGGCTCTGAGCGAGCGACTCGAGGACGTACTCGAGGCCGCGTCGTTCCTGCTCGGGACGCTCCTCTACGCGCTCCTGGCTGTCCTCTCGCCGCTCTGGCCGCGCCGGGACGACCTCTGGGTGTTCGGCGCGCGCGGCGGCGCGGACTTCGTCGACAACGCGAAGTACCTGTTCACGTACGTGAACGCCGCCGAACCGGACGTTCGCGCCGTCTGGCTCACGAAGAACCCCGAGGTCGCCGCGTCGCTGCAGCGCGCCGGGTACGAGGCGTACCGCGCCCGGTCGCTCCGGGGGGTGTGGCTGAACCTGCGGGCCGGCACGGCCTTCCTCACCCAGGGACTCAGGGACCTGAACCTGCCGTGTCTGGCGGGCGCGTTCGTCGTCCAGCTCTGGCACGGGGTCCCGCTGAAGACGATCGGGTGGGACGCCGAGATCGCGGAGCACACGCTGCCGGTCCGAGCCGCGCACGCGTTCCTCGCCGACTCGATCGACGTCGTCACGGTCACCGCCGAGGCGCTCCGAACCCCGTTCGCGACCGGGCTTCGGGTGCCCCCCGAGCGCATCGCCGTCACCGGCTACCCGCGGCACGACGGGTTGCTCGGACGGCTTCCCGACATGGACGACGCCGGTGGGACGGACGCGAACCGGGGGATTCCGGAGGACGCGTTCGTCTTCTACTACCTGCCGACGTTTCGCGGCGGCGACGGCGCGCCGCTCGACGAGCACCTCGACCTGGCGGCGCTCGACCGGACGATGTCGTCGATCGACGCGCACCTCGTCGTGAAGTTCCACCCCGACGAGCCGATCGCGGTCGGGGAGACGCTCGATCGGGTCACCGTCGTCCCCGAATCGGTCGACGTCTACCCGTTGCTCAAGCGCGCGGACGCGCTGCTGACCGACTACTCCTCGGTCCTGTTCGACTTCCTCCTCCTCGACCGGCCGGTCGCCTTCTACGCGTACGACCTGGCGCACTACCGCGAGGACCGCGGCTTCTACTTCGACTACGACGAGGTTACTCCCGGCCCGGTCGCGACCGACCTCGAGGAACTGCGCGCGGCACTGCGGTCGATCCGCGACGGCGACGAGTTCGCGGCCGAACGCCGGGCGGTGCGAGACCACTTCCTGCGCGACCCCAAGCGGTGCTACTCCGCGGCGGTGGTCGAAGCGGTCCGGGAGCGGCGCTGA
- a CDS encoding glycerophosphodiester phosphodiesterase: MTVIAHRGFGGLYPENTVDAVERATVGSDAADAVEIDVMPTADGRVVAFHDETPARVTGVPGDLADRPIWETPYDTLRDLDVLGTGRGIPTLPAVLDAVPTDVPVNIEFKNPGSADVRFAECLGERALERARERWSPFAERVLDAVDVTGHDVLVSSFCEGAIAAIKAVDPSVPVASVVWDSLADGLAIARRHDCEALHVPRTAVQGTSFYGADYHVEGWREGVDVVAAARGEGRAVHAWTVTNWRQAAELADAGVDAIIADYPGLLRYDPGRSGVNVAGSDD; encoded by the coding sequence GTGACCGTAATCGCGCACAGGGGGTTCGGCGGCCTGTACCCGGAGAACACGGTGGACGCCGTCGAGCGAGCGACCGTCGGGAGCGACGCCGCGGACGCCGTCGAGATCGACGTGATGCCGACCGCGGACGGCCGGGTCGTCGCCTTCCACGACGAGACGCCCGCCCGCGTGACCGGCGTTCCCGGCGACCTGGCGGACCGACCGATCTGGGAGACGCCGTACGACACACTCCGCGATCTCGACGTGCTCGGCACGGGACGGGGGATCCCGACGCTCCCGGCCGTCCTCGACGCCGTCCCGACCGACGTCCCCGTCAACATCGAGTTCAAGAACCCCGGGAGCGCGGACGTCCGCTTCGCGGAGTGTCTCGGCGAGCGCGCGCTCGAACGCGCCCGGGAGCGATGGTCTCCGTTCGCCGAGCGCGTCCTCGACGCGGTCGACGTCACGGGGCACGACGTGCTCGTCTCCTCGTTCTGTGAGGGAGCGATCGCCGCGATCAAAGCGGTCGACCCGTCGGTCCCAGTCGCGAGCGTCGTCTGGGACTCGCTCGCCGACGGCCTGGCGATCGCCCGCCGGCACGACTGTGAGGCGCTCCACGTGCCCCGTACCGCCGTGCAGGGGACCTCTTTCTACGGCGCGGACTATCACGTCGAGGGGTGGCGAGAGGGGGTCGACGTCGTCGCAGCGGCCCGGGGGGAGGGACGCGCCGTCCACGCGTGGACGGTCACGAACTGGCGGCAGGCCGCGGAACTCGCGGATGCCGGGGTGGACGCCATCATCGCGGACTACCCCGGCCTGCTGCGGTACGACCCGGGGCGGAGCGGCGTGAACGTCGCAGGGAGCGACGACTGA
- a CDS encoding HAD-IIA family hydrolase, whose amino-acid sequence MKAVILAAGVGSRLRPITLDRPKCCVTVDSVPILERQLRGYAEAGVDEVHVVAGYLADQVRTLGRAVASDLPGVTVTVHENETYANTDNMYSLSIVREQVGGEPFLLSNGDVACDEAIFSELTSRSDGSAIACNASVYEEEAMKVTVDDDRLVDHIAKDVPRSEAHATSLDVYRFSASCSARLFEAIRRRVEVEGAYDHWTELAIDDVVSRDGHDVEPVDVGDVPWVEVDDLADLLAADRSFASMAPLATKDAVFFDLDGTVYVDDEPVEGVADLVADLRAAGTEVFFLSNNSSKWKTNYAETLTGMGIPADEDEVILSTDAVLDYLDDEGVTSSYVVGTEAMRAAVERADVDPEADDPEVVVVGFDTELTYEKTRRATLAIRDGASFLLAHPDLVCPTGEGLVPDCGSIGALVETAAGREPDRVFGKPNPEMVRTAMATSGLDPDDVAVVGDRIGTDIALAEALGCESVCVLTGDADRASVETASIRPTLVVENVGELRRPGLLVEHDGTQSVPSEASGASGASQ is encoded by the coding sequence ATGAAAGCAGTAATTCTCGCCGCTGGCGTTGGGTCTCGCCTCCGACCTATCACGCTGGACCGACCGAAGTGCTGCGTGACGGTCGACTCGGTTCCGATCCTGGAACGGCAACTGCGAGGGTACGCCGAGGCCGGCGTCGACGAGGTACACGTGGTCGCGGGCTACCTGGCCGACCAGGTTCGAACGCTCGGCCGGGCGGTGGCGAGTGACCTGCCGGGCGTGACGGTCACCGTCCACGAGAACGAGACGTACGCGAACACCGACAACATGTACTCGCTGTCCATCGTCCGCGAACAGGTCGGGGGCGAGCCGTTCCTCCTGAGCAACGGGGACGTCGCGTGCGACGAGGCGATCTTCAGCGAGCTCACCTCCCGGAGCGACGGGAGCGCTATCGCGTGCAACGCGTCGGTGTACGAGGAGGAGGCGATGAAGGTGACCGTGGACGACGACCGGCTTGTCGACCACATCGCCAAGGACGTCCCGCGGAGCGAGGCGCACGCGACCTCGCTTGACGTGTATCGATTCTCCGCCTCGTGTTCGGCGCGACTGTTCGAGGCGATCCGGCGACGGGTCGAGGTCGAGGGCGCGTACGACCACTGGACGGAGCTGGCCATCGACGACGTCGTCTCCCGCGACGGGCACGACGTCGAACCGGTCGACGTCGGGGACGTCCCGTGGGTCGAGGTGGACGACCTCGCGGACCTGCTCGCGGCCGACCGGTCGTTCGCGTCGATGGCGCCGCTCGCCACGAAGGACGCGGTGTTCTTCGACCTCGACGGGACCGTCTACGTCGACGACGAACCCGTCGAGGGGGTGGCCGACCTCGTCGCCGACCTCCGGGCGGCGGGGACCGAGGTGTTCTTCCTCTCGAACAACTCGTCGAAGTGGAAGACGAACTACGCGGAGACGCTCACCGGGATGGGCATCCCCGCGGACGAGGACGAGGTGATCCTCTCGACGGACGCGGTGCTCGACTACCTCGACGACGAGGGCGTGACGTCGTCGTACGTCGTCGGCACGGAGGCGATGCGGGCGGCCGTCGAGCGGGCGGACGTCGATCCCGAGGCCGACGACCCGGAGGTCGTGGTGGTGGGCTTCGACACCGAACTCACGTACGAGAAGACGCGGCGCGCGACGCTGGCGATCCGGGACGGCGCGAGCTTCCTCCTCGCCCACCCCGACCTCGTCTGCCCGACGGGCGAGGGACTCGTCCCCGACTGTGGCTCCATCGGTGCGCTCGTCGAGACGGCCGCCGGCCGCGAACCGGATCGGGTCTTCGGGAAGCCGAACCCGGAGATGGTACGGACCGCGATGGCGACGAGCGGGCTCGACCCCGACGACGTCGCCGTCGTCGGCGACCGGATCGGGACCGACATCGCGCTCGCCGAGGCGCTCGGCTGCGAGTCCGTCTGCGTGCTGACCGGCGACGCCGACCGCGCGTCGGTCGAGACCGCCAGCATCCGGCCGACGCTCGTCGTCGAGAACGTCGGCGAGTTGCGGCGGCCGGGCCTGCTCGTCGAGCACGACGGCACGCAGTCGGTTCCGTCCGAGGCGTCCGGCGCCTCCGGGGCGTCCCAGTAG
- the sucC gene encoding ADP-forming succinate--CoA ligase subunit beta, with the protein MKLHEYQAKGIFADAGIPVPDSRLASSVDEVMDAVEDIGYPAAIKAQVHVGGRGKAGGIKIATSDEEAREAAEDILGMDLKGYTVEEVLVEAGVDFENELYVGITMDRGEGEPVAMVSTQGGVDIEEVAAETPEAIAREHIDPAFGLHPYQARKVVYEAGIERDVAGDVASIVSTLYDLYEERDAADIEINPVMVTADREVVAADAVMNIDEDALFRQPELAEMEDEAAEDDLEAKANDYGFDYVRLSGNVGIIGNGAGLVMTTLDLVDHYGGSPANFLDIGGGAKAERVTNALDMVFSDENVDAVVFNIFGGITRGDEVAKGINEALEQFDEIPKQVVVRLAGTNAEEGMEILNTDLVQVESTLEDAVQRAVANAKEVNQ; encoded by the coding sequence ATGAAACTCCACGAGTATCAGGCGAAGGGGATCTTCGCCGACGCCGGGATCCCGGTACCCGACTCGCGGCTCGCGTCCAGCGTCGACGAGGTCATGGACGCGGTCGAGGACATCGGCTACCCGGCGGCCATCAAGGCGCAGGTGCACGTCGGCGGGCGCGGGAAGGCCGGCGGGATCAAGATCGCCACCAGCGACGAGGAGGCGCGGGAGGCCGCCGAGGACATCCTCGGCATGGACCTGAAGGGGTACACGGTCGAGGAGGTGCTCGTCGAGGCCGGCGTCGACTTCGAGAACGAACTGTACGTCGGCATCACGATGGACCGCGGTGAGGGCGAGCCCGTCGCAATGGTCTCCACCCAGGGCGGGGTCGACATCGAGGAGGTGGCCGCCGAGACGCCGGAGGCCATCGCCCGGGAACACATCGACCCCGCGTTCGGCCTCCACCCGTACCAGGCCCGCAAGGTCGTCTACGAGGCGGGCATCGAGCGCGACGTGGCCGGCGACGTGGCCTCGATCGTCTCGACGCTGTACGACCTCTACGAGGAGCGCGACGCCGCGGACATCGAGATCAACCCCGTCATGGTCACCGCCGACCGCGAGGTCGTCGCTGCCGACGCGGTGATGAACATCGACGAGGACGCGCTGTTCCGACAGCCCGAACTCGCCGAGATGGAGGACGAGGCGGCCGAGGACGACCTCGAGGCGAAGGCGAACGACTACGGTTTCGACTACGTCCGGCTCTCGGGCAACGTCGGCATCATCGGCAACGGCGCGGGCCTCGTGATGACGACGCTCGACCTCGTGGACCACTACGGCGGGTCGCCCGCCAACTTCCTCGACATCGGCGGCGGCGCCAAGGCCGAGCGCGTGACGAACGCGCTCGATATGGTGTTCTCCGACGAGAACGTCGATGCGGTCGTCTTCAACATCTTCGGGGGCATCACCCGCGGCGACGAGGTGGCGAAGGGCATCAACGAGGCGCTCGAACAGTTCGACGAGATCCCCAAGCAGGTCGTCGTCCGCCTCGCGGGCACGAACGCCGAGGAGGGGATGGAGATCCTGAACACCGACCTGGTGCAGGTCGAATCGACGCTGGAGGACGCCGTCCAGCGTGCGGTCGCGAACGCGAAGGAGGTCAACCAATGA
- the sucD gene encoding succinate--CoA ligase subunit alpha, which produces MSVFVDDDTRVVVQGITGGEGKFHTEQMLDYGTNVVAGAVPGKGGQEVAGVPVYDTVTEAAREEDADASVVFVPPAFAGDAIFEALDSPLDLVVAITEGIPTQDMAKVNKRLSEVDTRLLGPNCPGIITPGESKLGILPGNIFESGDVGLVSRSGTLTYQVVSNLTERGIGQTTAIGIGGDPIIGTSFVDALEAFEADKDTEAVVMCGEIGGEDEEQAARYIAENMDTPVAGFIAGRTAPPGKRMGHAGAIVSGSGTGTAESKIDALNDAGVPVGDTPNEVADYIEDYL; this is translated from the coding sequence ATGAGCGTATTCGTCGACGACGACACCCGCGTGGTGGTGCAGGGCATCACCGGCGGGGAAGGGAAGTTCCACACCGAACAGATGCTCGACTACGGCACGAACGTGGTCGCGGGCGCGGTGCCCGGAAAGGGCGGCCAGGAGGTCGCCGGCGTCCCGGTGTACGACACCGTCACGGAGGCCGCGCGCGAGGAGGACGCCGACGCCTCGGTCGTGTTCGTCCCGCCGGCGTTCGCCGGGGACGCCATCTTCGAGGCGCTCGACTCGCCGCTCGACCTCGTCGTCGCCATCACCGAGGGCATCCCGACCCAGGACATGGCGAAGGTGAACAAGCGGCTCTCGGAGGTCGACACCCGACTGCTCGGGCCGAACTGCCCGGGCATCATCACGCCCGGCGAGTCGAAGCTCGGCATCCTGCCGGGCAACATCTTCGAGTCGGGCGACGTCGGCCTCGTCTCCCGTTCGGGCACGCTGACCTACCAGGTCGTCTCGAACCTCACCGAGCGCGGCATCGGCCAGACGACCGCCATCGGCATCGGCGGCGACCCCATCATCGGGACGTCGTTCGTCGACGCGCTGGAGGCGTTCGAGGCCGACAAGGACACCGAGGCGGTCGTGATGTGCGGCGAGATCGGCGGCGAGGACGAGGAGCAGGCCGCCCGGTACATCGCGGAGAACATGGACACGCCCGTCGCGGGCTTCATCGCCGGGCGGACCGCGCCGCCGGGCAAGCGCATGGGCCACGCTGGCGCCATCGTCTCTGGGAGCGGGACCGGGACGGCGGAGTCGAAGATCGACGCCCTCAACGACGCCGGGGTCCCGGTCGGTGACACCCCGAACGAGGTCGCCGACTACATCGAGGACTACCTGTAG
- a CDS encoding helix-turn-helix domain-containing protein, with protein sequence MSLVAEFRLSHPDIPLSASLDRAPGFSLWAEQLLANDPTAPTVFFWAEGEAFERFESAMDDDPTVDRWERVESLCDRRFYRLDVDAEASVVLYPTDLRFGVSRLGFSETVEGLDVRTRFPDRDTMCSYFEACREKGMDVTLRRLYEGADEDEGPVDVSDKQCEALRRAAELGFFAVPRDAGLGDVAESLGVSRQAASERIRRGTEALVYESFDLED encoded by the coding sequence GTGAGCCTCGTAGCGGAGTTCCGCCTCTCGCACCCGGACATCCCCCTCTCGGCGTCGCTCGACCGCGCGCCGGGGTTCTCCCTGTGGGCCGAGCAGTTGCTGGCCAACGATCCGACCGCGCCGACGGTGTTCTTCTGGGCCGAGGGGGAGGCCTTCGAGCGGTTCGAGTCCGCGATGGACGACGACCCGACGGTCGACCGCTGGGAGCGCGTCGAATCGCTGTGCGACCGGCGGTTCTACCGCCTCGACGTCGACGCCGAGGCGTCGGTGGTCCTCTACCCGACGGACCTCCGGTTCGGCGTCTCGCGGCTCGGCTTCTCGGAGACGGTCGAGGGGCTGGACGTGCGGACGCGGTTCCCGGACCGGGACACGATGTGCAGCTACTTCGAGGCCTGCCGGGAGAAGGGGATGGACGTCACGCTCCGCAGGCTGTACGAGGGCGCGGACGAGGACGAGGGTCCGGTCGACGTCTCTGACAAGCAGTGCGAGGCGCTCCGACGGGCCGCCGAACTCGGCTTCTTCGCGGTCCCCCGGGACGCGGGCCTGGGCGACGTGGCCGAGTCGCTCGGCGTCTCCCGGCAGGCCGCCTCGGAGCGGATCCGGCGCGGGACGGAGGCGCTGGTGTACGAGTCGTTCGATCTGGAGGACTGA
- a CDS encoding DUF7282 domain-containing protein codes for MNGRTLISAVVLLSTVAGLALAGPVAAQETTGTENGTASGTANVEYEDQEIASSVTVSEATLPEGGFVAVYNESGGYVGSSDYLDAGTHENVTVELEREFARDQVSYAQAYTDDGDESFAVGNETTYRTETNATVSDSAYLTSGDSSRTATGTSTATTTDGAGETTTSLDDSNAEEDGETDETETSVPGFTAALALVAILGAALLARR; via the coding sequence ATGAACGGACGCACACTCATCTCCGCTGTCGTACTGCTCTCCACCGTCGCCGGCCTCGCCCTGGCCGGCCCAGTCGCCGCCCAGGAGACGACGGGGACGGAGAACGGGACCGCGAGCGGGACGGCGAACGTCGAATACGAGGACCAGGAGATCGCCAGTTCGGTGACCGTCTCCGAAGCCACCCTCCCCGAGGGCGGGTTCGTCGCGGTGTACAACGAGTCCGGCGGGTACGTAGGCAGCAGCGACTACCTGGACGCCGGCACGCACGAGAACGTCACCGTCGAACTCGAACGCGAGTTCGCGCGCGACCAGGTCTCCTACGCCCAGGCGTACACGGACGACGGCGACGAGTCCTTCGCAGTCGGGAACGAGACCACGTACCGGACCGAGACGAACGCCACCGTGAGCGACAGCGCGTACCTCACCTCGGGCGACTCCTCGCGCACCGCCACGGGCACGTCCACCGCGACGACCACCGACGGTGCCGGCGAGACGACGACGAGCCTCGACGACTCGAACGCCGAGGAGGACGGCGAGACCGACGAGACCGAGACGTCGGTGCCCGGCTTCACGGCCGCGCTCGCGCTCGTCGCCATCCTCGGCGCCGCGCTCCTCGCGCGCCGGTAA
- a CDS encoding DUF1684 domain-containing protein gives MTDDEWAAQVRANRAEKDEFFAEHRQSPLPPEERESFDGLDYFPPDPAYRVTATATVHEDPDPVELTVRNGEAVRYERTVTFSFALPRDDGEPEESTLAGYRQPGDEALFVPFRDKTTGQETYDGGRYMDLHPDGELADGDEVVLDFNLAYTPFCAFADAFACPLAPSENWLDTAVRAGERAP, from the coding sequence GTGACCGACGACGAGTGGGCCGCGCAGGTGCGCGCCAACCGCGCCGAGAAGGACGAGTTCTTCGCCGAGCACCGGCAGTCGCCGCTCCCGCCCGAGGAGCGGGAGTCGTTCGACGGCCTGGACTACTTCCCGCCGGACCCGGCGTACCGGGTGACCGCGACCGCGACCGTCCACGAGGACCCCGACCCGGTCGAACTGACGGTTCGGAACGGCGAGGCGGTCAGGTACGAGCGGACCGTCACGTTCTCGTTCGCCCTGCCGCGGGACGACGGCGAGCCCGAGGAATCGACCCTGGCCGGGTACCGACAGCCGGGGGACGAGGCCCTGTTCGTCCCGTTCCGCGACAAGACCACCGGGCAGGAGACGTACGACGGCGGGCGGTACATGGATCTCCACCCGGACGGCGAACTCGCCGACGGCGACGAGGTCGTCCTCGACTTCAACCTCGCGTACACCCCCTTCTGTGCGTTTGCGGACGCGTTCGCCTGTCCGCTCGCACCCTCGGAGAACTGGCTCGACACCGCCGTCCGAGCCGGCGAGCGGGCCCCCTGA
- a CDS encoding HpcH/HpaI aldolase family protein — MTPSIGDAFGEDRPAGSWLSIPHPQVAEQTAAAGFDFVVIDTEHAPTTVETVESMVRAVDAAAGETAPIVRVAWNDHVRIKRVLDTGAAGVMAPQVNTPEEAEAFVAATRYPPEGRRGMAAARASNYGRDFGEYVASANDEIATISQVESPEAVENVAAIADVEGIDTLFVGPADLSASLDVFGEYDSEVYTDAVETVLTESSVPVGTLATTPDEVDRWNDVGFDYQIVGTDAGYLATGAAESLSRYR, encoded by the coding sequence GTGACCCCTTCCATCGGAGACGCGTTCGGGGAGGACCGACCCGCCGGCAGTTGGTTGTCGATCCCGCACCCGCAGGTGGCAGAACAGACCGCAGCCGCGGGGTTCGACTTCGTCGTGATCGACACGGAGCACGCGCCGACGACCGTCGAGACGGTCGAGTCGATGGTCCGCGCCGTCGACGCGGCGGCGGGTGAGACGGCGCCAATCGTCCGCGTCGCGTGGAACGACCACGTCAGGATCAAGCGCGTGCTCGACACCGGCGCCGCCGGGGTGATGGCGCCGCAGGTGAACACGCCCGAGGAGGCCGAGGCGTTCGTGGCGGCGACGCGCTACCCGCCGGAGGGGAGACGCGGCATGGCCGCCGCGCGTGCGTCGAACTACGGCCGGGACTTCGGGGAGTACGTCGCCTCCGCGAACGACGAGATAGCGACGATCTCGCAGGTCGAGTCGCCCGAGGCCGTCGAGAACGTTGCGGCTATCGCGGACGTCGAGGGGATCGACACGCTGTTCGTCGGGCCGGCGGACCTGTCAGCGTCGCTCGATGTCTTCGGGGAGTACGACTCCGAGGTCTACACCGACGCCGTCGAGACGGTGCTCACCGAGAGTTCGGTCCCGGTGGGGACGCTCGCCACGACCCCGGACGAGGTGGACCGCTGGAACGACGTCGGGTTCGACTACCAGATCGTCGGGACTGACGCGGGGTACCTGGCGACCGGCGCGGCGGAGTCTCTGTCCCGGTATCGGTAG
- a CDS encoding DUF6360 family protein, producing MPDRLIRVNAYTTFDMLDGEARGHGFEESGLAVLNVTAPRENPDHVTLELELDNSDLEELPAHADRVTLSAAQARELADELESYADRVDAASE from the coding sequence ATGCCCGACCGACTCATCCGGGTGAACGCCTACACCACCTTCGACATGCTGGACGGGGAGGCGCGGGGACACGGGTTCGAGGAGTCCGGGCTGGCGGTGCTCAACGTCACCGCCCCGCGCGAGAACCCCGACCACGTCACGCTCGAACTGGAACTGGACAACAGCGACCTCGAGGAACTCCCGGCACACGCGGATCGGGTGACGCTCTCGGCCGCGCAGGCGCGCGAACTGGCCGACGAGCTAGAGTCGTACGCCGACCGGGTCGACGCCGCGTCGGAGTGA